One Qiania dongpingensis genomic window carries:
- the phoU gene encoding phosphate signaling complex protein PhoU, which yields MTTRVNFQLELEALDEALEEMADMVENNIEKSLASFEKRNVELAREIVQGDRAVDDMQRSIEARCLSLMLHQQPVVARDLRMVSSALKIVTDLERIGDHAQDIAELVLRISDANVMENVGHIVEMASKAKLMMKNGIRAYTTRNTELAYQVIDADDEVDDLFNEVKEEISKLLQEKREPVDDCVDILMIAKYLERIADHAVNICEWTEFNETGTVQNIRLL from the coding sequence GTGACGACGAGAGTAAACTTTCAGCTGGAATTGGAAGCATTGGATGAGGCCTTGGAAGAAATGGCCGATATGGTGGAAAACAACATTGAAAAATCCCTTGCTTCTTTTGAAAAAAGAAATGTGGAGCTGGCCAGAGAAATTGTTCAGGGGGACCGGGCCGTAGACGATATGCAGCGTTCCATAGAAGCGCGCTGCCTGTCCTTGATGCTACACCAGCAGCCTGTGGTAGCCCGGGATCTGCGTATGGTATCTTCTGCTTTGAAGATCGTGACAGATTTGGAGCGGATAGGCGATCATGCACAGGATATCGCGGAACTGGTCTTACGGATCAGCGATGCCAATGTGATGGAAAACGTGGGGCATATCGTCGAGATGGCCTCGAAGGCCAAGCTGATGATGAAAAACGGCATACGTGCGTATACCACACGGAATACAGAGCTGGCATATCAGGTCATCGACGCGGATGATGAAGTAGATGACTTGTTTAATGAAGTGAAAGAGGAGATTTCAAAGCTCCTTCAGGAGAAAAGGGAACCGGTGGACGACTGCGTCGATATCCTGATGATCGCAAAATATCTGGAGAGGATTGCGGACCATGCGGTGAATATCTGTGAGTGGACAGAATTCAACGAGACGGGAACGGTGCAGAACATCCGGCTTTTGTGA
- the pstB gene encoding phosphate ABC transporter ATP-binding protein PstB yields the protein MLANKIITKDLNLYYGENHALKTVNMNIKEKAVTAFIGPSGCGKSTFLKTLNRMNDLIPGVRIEGTVTLDGEDIYGQGVDTTLLRKKIGMVFQQPNPFPMSIYDNVAYGPRIHGIKHKAQLDEIVEKSLRSAAIFDEVKDRMKKSALGLSGGQQQRLCIARALAVEPEVLLMDEPTSALDPISTLKIEDLMAELKSEYTVVIVTHNMQQAARISDYTAFFLVGEMVEFNTTDEIFARPKDKRTEDYITGRFG from the coding sequence ATGCTGGCAAATAAGATTATCACAAAGGATCTAAATTTATATTATGGCGAGAACCATGCGCTGAAAACAGTGAATATGAATATCAAAGAAAAAGCGGTGACCGCTTTCATCGGACCTTCAGGCTGCGGGAAATCCACTTTTTTAAAGACACTGAACCGTATGAACGACTTGATACCCGGCGTCCGCATCGAGGGCACGGTGACCCTGGACGGAGAGGATATATACGGTCAGGGGGTGGATACTACTCTGCTGCGGAAGAAGATCGGCATGGTATTTCAGCAGCCGAATCCCTTTCCCATGAGCATTTATGACAATGTGGCATATGGCCCCAGGATTCATGGAATCAAACACAAAGCACAGTTGGATGAAATCGTAGAAAAGAGTCTCCGATCGGCGGCCATATTTGATGAGGTGAAGGACCGGATGAAAAAGTCGGCTCTGGGCCTTTCCGGCGGCCAGCAGCAGAGACTGTGCATAGCAAGGGCGCTGGCGGTGGAACCGGAGGTCCTGCTGATGGATGAGCCGACCTCGGCTCTGGATCCTATCTCCACGCTGAAGATTGAAGATTTAATGGCGGAGCTCAAATCTGAATATACGGTAGTCATCGTTACTCATAATATGCAGCAGGCGGCCCGTATTTCCGACTACACCGCATTCTTTTTAGTAGGCGAGATGGTGGAATTCAATACGACGGATGAGATATTTGCAAGGCCAAAGGATAAAAGAACGGAAGATTATATCACCGGACGGTTTGGGTGA
- the pstA gene encoding phosphate ABC transporter permease PstA, whose protein sequence is MRTNAVSLYTKRRRLSDGILTALIYLCAALAICLVAGIVGYVVVRGVRSVNWTFLTTVQSSKNNTFGIAGNLLNTLYIIVITLLIATPLGIGAAIYLNEYAKPGKLVRMIEFTTETLSGIPSIIFGMFGMVFFGTTLHLGFSILTGALTLTLLILPLITRNTQEALRTVPDNYRSGALGIGATKWYMIRTILLPSAMPGIITGVILAIGRIVGESAALIFTAGSGYILPKSLFGAFHKILESGGTLTIQMYLRMTNAKYDDAFGIALVLLIIVLGINCLTKFLTKRFDVTRLDERRVKRKRVKTKASK, encoded by the coding sequence ATGCGGACAAATGCCGTTAGTTTATATACGAAGCGCAGACGATTGTCGGACGGGATACTCACAGCTCTCATTTATTTGTGCGCGGCACTGGCAATCTGCCTGGTGGCAGGAATCGTGGGATATGTGGTCGTGAGAGGCGTGAGATCCGTCAACTGGACATTTCTGACCACGGTGCAGAGCAGCAAGAACAATACCTTCGGTATTGCGGGGAATCTGCTGAATACGCTGTATATCATTGTCATAACCCTGTTGATCGCGACGCCTCTCGGCATTGGGGCCGCAATCTATCTGAATGAATATGCAAAGCCGGGAAAGCTTGTCCGGATGATTGAATTTACGACGGAGACGTTGTCCGGAATTCCTTCCATCATCTTTGGTATGTTCGGCATGGTGTTTTTTGGAACAACACTTCATCTTGGATTTTCCATATTGACCGGAGCGCTGACCTTGACTCTGCTCATCCTTCCCCTGATCACGAGGAATACTCAGGAGGCTCTGCGGACCGTGCCGGACAACTACAGAAGCGGAGCTTTGGGAATCGGAGCTACGAAGTGGTATATGATACGCACGATTCTCCTGCCGTCTGCCATGCCGGGAATTATCACTGGCGTGATACTTGCCATCGGGCGCATTGTCGGAGAGTCGGCAGCCCTTATTTTTACCGCGGGAAGCGGCTATATTCTGCCCAAATCCCTTTTCGGCGCCTTTCATAAGATACTGGAGTCCGGAGGGACCCTTACCATCCAGATGTATCTTAGAATGACCAACGCGAAATACGACGACGCTTTCGGGATTGCTTTGGTTTTGCTGATCATCGTATTGGGAATCAACTGCCTGACCAAATTTTTGACGAAGCGCTTCGATGTGACGAGACTGGATGAACGCCGGGTGAAACGGAAGAGGGTAAAAACGAAAGCGTCTAAATAG
- the pstC gene encoding phosphate ABC transporter permease subunit PstC codes for MDQSTFSIVGNSKAKNTAEKIAGILFLACGFFAVAAVIVITVYMIAKGTPALHKVGILEILFGTVWSPTSAEPSFGILYIILTSVIGTGMAVLIGVPIGVLTAVFMAEVAPPKLARMVRPAVELLAGIPSVVYGLVGLLILNPLMYKLEMWVFKGSSTHQWTGGANLLCAVLVLAVMILPTVINISESAIRAVPRDYKMTSLALGATRIQTIFRVILPSAKSGIVTAIVLGVGRAIGEAMAICMVAGNSVNFPLPFSSVRFLTTAMVSEMAYSQGLHKEVLFTIGLVLFVFIMIINLVLNRIMKKGAKDADKCR; via the coding sequence ATGGATCAATCGACATTCAGCATTGTGGGAAACAGCAAAGCCAAGAATACGGCGGAAAAGATTGCGGGAATCCTGTTTCTTGCCTGTGGTTTTTTCGCAGTGGCCGCTGTTATCGTCATCACGGTGTATATGATTGCAAAAGGGACGCCGGCACTTCACAAAGTCGGCATCCTGGAGATTTTATTTGGGACAGTCTGGAGTCCTACAAGTGCGGAACCGAGCTTTGGTATCCTGTATATCATTCTGACATCTGTTATCGGGACAGGAATGGCAGTCCTCATAGGAGTCCCCATCGGTGTTCTGACTGCAGTATTCATGGCGGAGGTGGCTCCGCCGAAGCTGGCGAGGATGGTCAGGCCCGCGGTAGAGCTTCTTGCGGGGATTCCTTCCGTGGTATATGGGCTTGTCGGGCTTTTGATCCTGAACCCTCTCATGTATAAGCTGGAAATGTGGGTTTTCAAAGGTTCCTCCACGCATCAATGGACGGGAGGAGCAAATCTGCTCTGTGCGGTCCTTGTTCTGGCTGTTATGATTCTTCCCACAGTCATCAATATCAGTGAATCTGCCATCCGCGCCGTACCGAGAGATTATAAAATGACTTCACTGGCCCTGGGCGCTACACGGATCCAGACGATCTTTCGTGTCATCCTACCGTCGGCAAAATCCGGCATTGTGACAGCCATCGTGCTGGGCGTGGGGCGCGCCATAGGAGAAGCCATGGCAATCTGTATGGTGGCCGGAAACTCAGTCAACTTCCCGCTTCCGTTCAGCTCGGTCCGGTTCCTGACGACGGCAATGGTCAGTGAAATGGCTTACTCCCAGGGATTACATAAAGAAGTACTGTTTACCATCGGACTTGTGCTGTTTGTCTTTATCATGATCATCAATCTGGTGTTAAACCGGATAATGAAGAAAGGAGCAAAGGATGCGGACAAATGCCGTTAG
- a CDS encoding D-alanyl-D-alanine carboxypeptidase family protein encodes MKRLYRMTAALCLSLCMMVSLCMPVFASDEGQPSVIPEIMESVEAGGSSGAAEKPVSGQPEEGQSQQEDVPGEAVETSGKALPASAETSGTEETGESAAQPESSVQGAEESQGENTSSQGSGVQADLGITAQAAILIEASTGTVIYEKNPDEALRPASITKIMTLILIFDAIRDGRISLDDQVATSAYAKSMGGSQVFLEEGEVQTVETLIKCIVIASGNDAAVTMAEYIAGSESEFVRQMNERAKSLGMESTNFEDCCGLTDSGTHLTSARDVALMSRELITKYPEIENYSTIWMENITHVTNKGTSEFCLSNTNKLLKMSNSFTVTGLKTGSTSLAKYCLSATAKKDGVELIAVIMAAPDFKVRFSEAASLLNYGFAGCKLYTDSDENREELPKLPVAMGVVPEVSLRYGGEFSYLSTNGEDFSAIERQISIPEKLEAPVQEGDIVGSLTYMLGGKTLGTVDILAAESVEAAGFGDYLGWMWQSLLM; translated from the coding sequence ATGAAAAGATTGTATCGAATGACGGCTGCCCTTTGTCTGTCGCTTTGCATGATGGTATCACTTTGTATGCCCGTGTTCGCGTCCGATGAAGGACAGCCATCTGTGATTCCGGAGATAATGGAATCCGTAGAAGCCGGAGGCAGTTCCGGAGCAGCAGAGAAGCCAGTCTCCGGACAGCCGGAAGAAGGACAGAGTCAACAGGAGGATGTGCCGGGAGAGGCAGTAGAAACATCCGGAAAGGCACTGCCGGCTTCGGCAGAAACATCCGGGACAGAGGAAACTGGAGAGAGCGCCGCTCAGCCAGAGAGCAGCGTCCAGGGAGCGGAAGAAAGCCAGGGGGAAAATACCTCATCCCAGGGAAGCGGAGTTCAGGCGGACCTGGGAATAACCGCTCAGGCCGCTATTTTGATAGAAGCCTCCACAGGAACCGTGATCTATGAAAAAAATCCGGATGAGGCCCTGCGCCCCGCTAGTATTACGAAGATCATGACGCTGATTTTGATCTTTGATGCCATAAGGGACGGCAGGATTTCCCTGGATGATCAAGTCGCCACCAGCGCATATGCCAAATCCATGGGCGGTTCTCAGGTGTTTCTGGAAGAAGGAGAAGTTCAGACTGTGGAGACGCTCATAAAATGTATCGTGATCGCGTCGGGGAATGATGCGGCTGTGACCATGGCAGAGTACATAGCCGGAAGCGAGTCCGAATTTGTCCGCCAGATGAATGAAAGAGCGAAATCACTCGGCATGGAGAGTACAAATTTTGAGGACTGCTGCGGTCTGACGGATTCGGGCACCCATTTGACTTCTGCCAGAGATGTGGCTCTCATGAGCCGGGAGCTCATCACAAAATATCCGGAGATTGAAAATTACAGCACGATCTGGATGGAAAATATCACACATGTGACGAACAAGGGCACCAGTGAATTTTGCTTGTCTAATACCAATAAACTATTGAAAATGAGCAATTCATTCACGGTCACCGGCTTAAAGACGGGGAGCACCAGCCTGGCGAAATACTGCCTGTCGGCTACGGCCAAAAAGGATGGGGTGGAACTGATTGCGGTCATTATGGCTGCACCGGATTTTAAAGTACGGTTCAGTGAAGCGGCCAGCCTGTTAAACTATGGGTTTGCGGGCTGCAAGCTTTACACAGATTCGGATGAAAACCGGGAGGAGCTTCCGAAGCTTCCGGTAGCGATGGGAGTTGTACCGGAGGTATCCCTTCGCTACGGCGGAGAGTTTTCTTATCTCAGCACGAACGGAGAGGATTTCAGCGCCATAGAGCGTCAGATATCCATCCCGGAAAAGCTGGAGGCGCCGGTCCAGGAAGGGGATATAGTGGGCAGTCTCACCTATATGCTGGGCGGCAAGACTCTGGGAACTGTGGATATCCTGGCTGCAGAGTCTGTGGAAGCAGCCGGTTTCGGAGATTATCTGGGCTGGATGTGGCAGTCCTTGCTGATGTAA
- the galE gene encoding UDP-glucose 4-epimerase GalE yields MEILLTGGAGYIGTHTAIEVAESGRQVVIADNFVNSCPGAVKRAEELAGAEFPVYNVDAADEAAMEQIFKEHRIEAVIHFAGLKAVGESVEKPLEYYRNNLDSTLTLLRLMKKYGCRQIVFSSSATVYGTPEKVPLTEEMPVGRSCTNPYGWTKVFIEQILRDAARADEELSVVLLRYFNPIGAHESGRIGENPNGIPNNLMPYISQVAVGRLPRLRIFGDDYPTPDGTGVRDYIHVVDLAKGHVAALDYAGGHKGVETVNLGTGIGYSVLDIVKAFEKVNGVKIPYDIVERRAGDIAECYADASKAEQILHWHAEKNLEDMCRDSFRWQKNNPNGYEEKAGSGLS; encoded by the coding sequence ATGGAAATATTGCTGACCGGAGGCGCCGGTTATATTGGAACTCATACGGCCATCGAAGTGGCGGAAAGCGGCCGTCAGGTCGTGATCGCGGATAATTTTGTCAACAGCTGTCCGGGGGCGGTGAAGCGTGCGGAAGAGCTTGCCGGCGCAGAATTCCCGGTCTATAACGTGGATGCAGCGGATGAGGCAGCGATGGAACAAATATTCAAAGAGCACCGGATTGAAGCTGTGATTCATTTTGCAGGTCTTAAGGCGGTGGGAGAATCCGTAGAGAAGCCGTTGGAATATTACCGGAATAATCTGGACAGCACCCTTACGCTGCTCAGGCTGATGAAAAAATATGGATGCAGGCAGATTGTCTTCAGCTCTTCGGCCACGGTATACGGGACGCCGGAAAAAGTACCTTTGACAGAAGAAATGCCGGTGGGCAGGAGCTGCACCAATCCTTACGGGTGGACGAAGGTCTTTATTGAACAGATCCTCAGGGATGCGGCCAGAGCGGATGAGGAATTGTCGGTGGTGCTCCTGCGGTATTTCAATCCCATAGGAGCCCATGAAAGCGGAAGGATAGGGGAAAATCCCAACGGGATTCCCAATAACCTGATGCCGTATATTTCTCAGGTAGCGGTGGGAAGGCTGCCGCGCCTGAGGATATTCGGAGATGATTATCCGACGCCCGACGGGACAGGAGTCCGGGATTATATTCATGTGGTCGATCTGGCGAAGGGGCATGTGGCGGCTTTGGACTATGCCGGAGGGCATAAGGGAGTTGAGACGGTCAATCTGGGAACCGGGATTGGATATAGTGTCCTGGATATCGTGAAGGCGTTTGAAAAAGTCAATGGAGTGAAGATCCCTTATGACATTGTGGAACGCCGGGCAGGCGATATAGCGGAATGTTATGCAGACGCATCTAAGGCGGAACAGATTCTTCACTGGCATGCGGAAAAGAATCTGGAGGATATGTGCAGAGATTCCTTTAGATGGCAGAAAAACAATCCCAATGGATATGAGGAAAAGGCCGGATCAGGGTTGTCATAG
- a CDS encoding sulfatase-like hydrolase/transferase, with protein MKEFFENVQKKTARHPLLSCFLAAILLNLFVELLSRRSFISLAVFVGTRPHIFLFNACIIFWSFSLLLLVRRKLFLSAVISVIWLILGIVNFVLLGCRVTPFNGADLRLTKDAMAVAGKYLSWWHLVLLAIAVAALIVALVILFRKLPRSGKKPSYIKSLIFVVFSFMALLGINSVGKSTGVLANQFGNLAQAYQDYGFSYCFANSLINTGISKPGDYSTEVVKEIKKEEIVPEEHVSAPLVVENRPDVVNEQGVAVTEKTPNIIFLQLESFSDPLKYLHMECSEDPIPNFRKLMEQYSSGYLWVPSVGAGTANTEFEVITGMNLDFFGPGEYPYKTVLQKQVSESICFDLKEIGYHAQAIHNNSGTFYDRYTVFSQLGFDTFTSLEYMTGYDTTYMGWAKDEILTEQIAKVLNSTSGADVIYTISVQGHGSYPQEKVLDSPVVQVTGLPTEGETNAMEYYVEQIHEMDTFVGELISYLESRDEETILVMYGDHLPSLNLTEDKLENGDLFQTEYVIWDNMGLARTSRNVEAYQLGAYVMDKAGLKKGTMFRYHQAYLQKTSHTAEEEETYLNDMKILEYDILYGDQDVFEGEMPYEATNLHMGVQPISINRVLLQNKGLYVTGWNYTKNSVIYVNGKAWETNCVSQNLLYAADVKLKEGDNEITVGQVSDDNIVLSVSEPYVLKQEKKDGSGGS; from the coding sequence ATGAAGGAATTTTTTGAGAATGTTCAAAAGAAGACGGCGCGGCATCCATTGCTCAGCTGTTTTCTTGCAGCCATATTGCTGAATCTTTTTGTAGAGCTGCTGTCCAGGAGGTCTTTTATCAGCCTGGCTGTTTTTGTCGGCACAAGGCCGCATATCTTTCTTTTTAACGCTTGTATCATATTCTGGAGCTTTTCACTCCTTCTTCTGGTCCGGAGAAAACTGTTTCTCTCAGCTGTCATCAGTGTCATCTGGCTGATTCTTGGGATTGTGAACTTTGTGCTCCTGGGATGCCGCGTCACGCCGTTTAACGGGGCGGATCTCCGCCTGACGAAGGATGCGATGGCAGTGGCCGGAAAATATCTTTCCTGGTGGCATTTGGTCCTTCTGGCTATAGCTGTCGCTGCGCTTATCGTGGCATTGGTTATTTTGTTCCGAAAGCTACCGCGTTCAGGGAAGAAGCCTTCCTATATTAAATCTCTGATATTTGTAGTATTCTCTTTTATGGCTCTTTTGGGAATCAACAGTGTGGGGAAGAGCACCGGGGTCCTGGCGAACCAGTTTGGCAATCTGGCTCAGGCATATCAGGATTATGGATTTTCCTATTGCTTTGCCAATAGCCTCATCAATACTGGGATCAGCAAACCGGGGGACTACAGTACGGAGGTGGTCAAGGAAATTAAAAAAGAGGAAATCGTTCCGGAGGAGCATGTGTCAGCTCCGCTCGTTGTGGAGAACAGGCCGGACGTGGTCAATGAGCAGGGAGTGGCGGTGACAGAAAAGACGCCGAATATTATCTTCCTGCAGCTGGAATCCTTCAGCGATCCGCTCAAGTATCTTCATATGGAATGCTCGGAAGACCCGATTCCCAATTTCCGAAAGCTGATGGAACAGTATTCCTCCGGGTATCTGTGGGTGCCTTCCGTTGGGGCGGGGACCGCCAACACGGAGTTTGAGGTAATCACCGGCATGAACCTGGATTTTTTTGGGCCTGGAGAATATCCTTATAAAACGGTACTGCAGAAGCAGGTTTCCGAAAGCATCTGTTTTGACCTGAAAGAGATAGGATATCATGCTCAGGCGATCCACAACAATTCCGGCACTTTTTATGACCGGTATACGGTGTTTTCCCAGTTGGGGTTTGATACGTTCACCTCTCTGGAGTACATGACAGGATATGATACCACTTATATGGGATGGGCGAAGGATGAGATTCTGACAGAACAGATCGCGAAGGTGCTGAATTCCACTTCCGGGGCGGATGTGATCTATACGATTTCCGTACAGGGGCATGGCTCTTATCCTCAGGAGAAGGTATTGGATTCTCCTGTCGTGCAGGTGACGGGGCTTCCCACAGAGGGGGAGACTAACGCTATGGAATATTATGTGGAACAGATTCATGAAATGGATACCTTTGTGGGAGAGCTGATCTCATATCTGGAAAGCCGGGATGAGGAAACTATCCTCGTTATGTACGGAGATCATCTGCCCAGCCTGAATCTGACGGAAGATAAGCTGGAGAATGGGGATTTATTCCAGACGGAATATGTCATCTGGGACAACATGGGTCTTGCGAGGACCAGCCGGAACGTAGAGGCATATCAGCTGGGAGCCTATGTGATGGATAAGGCGGGTCTTAAAAAGGGGACGATGTTCCGTTACCATCAGGCATACCTTCAGAAGACATCACATACCGCGGAGGAAGAAGAAACATATCTGAATGATATGAAGATACTGGAATATGATATCCTTTATGGAGATCAGGATGTGTTTGAAGGAGAGATGCCCTATGAGGCGACTAATCTGCACATGGGAGTACAGCCGATCAGCATCAACCGGGTGCTGCTCCAGAATAAGGGGCTCTATGTAACTGGATGGAACTATACAAAGAACAGTGTGATCTATGTGAATGGAAAGGCATGGGAGACCAACTGCGTTTCACAGAATCTTCTCTATGCGGCAGATGTAAAGCTCAAGGAAGGCGACAATGAGATTACAGTCGGCCAGGTGAGCGATGACAATATCGTACTGAGTGTCTCGGAGCCGTACGTTTTGAAGCAGGAGAAAAAGGATGGTTCCGGAGGTTCCTGA
- a CDS encoding DUF368 domain-containing protein gives MNFVLDIIKGAVIGIANVIPGVSGGTMAVSMGIYNKLISSITHLFKQFKKSIAALFPILLGCAVGIICFTYAIKYLLGNQPLPTCLTFLGLILGGVPMLVREMKKGIRKNRGGRVTVFNISAFVILFAFAIILPLLQGSEDTLKTLTATPGTIVLLFFLGVIASATMVIPGVSGSMVLMVLGYYYGVINSITSFVDALKAGNWSAVMSQAAILVPFGIGAILGIFLISKMIEYLFAKHTVSTYAAILGLILSSPFGIFYNTNALTHFSVAGLIIGLILMFAGGYATYIMGEKNA, from the coding sequence ATGAACTTTGTTTTGGATATCATAAAAGGCGCAGTTATCGGCATTGCCAATGTCATCCCCGGCGTCAGCGGCGGAACCATGGCCGTATCCATGGGAATCTACAACAAGCTGATTTCTTCTATCACCCATCTGTTCAAGCAGTTTAAAAAGAGTATCGCAGCTTTGTTTCCGATTTTGCTCGGATGCGCCGTGGGAATCATCTGTTTTACGTACGCCATTAAATATCTTCTCGGCAATCAGCCCCTTCCCACCTGTCTTACGTTTCTCGGCCTTATCCTCGGCGGCGTGCCTATGCTGGTCCGGGAAATGAAGAAAGGAATCCGGAAAAACCGCGGCGGCCGTGTAACTGTATTCAACATCTCAGCGTTTGTAATCTTGTTCGCCTTTGCGATTATCCTTCCTCTGCTGCAGGGCAGCGAGGACACCCTGAAAACGCTTACCGCTACTCCCGGTACCATCGTTCTGCTGTTTTTCCTCGGCGTCATCGCTTCTGCCACCATGGTGATCCCCGGTGTCAGCGGCTCTATGGTCCTCATGGTTCTCGGATACTATTACGGCGTGATCAATTCTATCACCAGCTTCGTGGATGCATTAAAGGCAGGCAACTGGTCAGCCGTCATGTCCCAGGCCGCCATCCTTGTGCCTTTCGGTATAGGGGCTATCCTGGGCATTTTCCTGATTTCTAAGATGATCGAATATCTGTTCGCAAAGCATACCGTTTCCACCTATGCGGCGATTTTGGGCCTGATTCTCTCTTCACCCTTCGGAATTTTTTATAATACCAACGCACTGACACACTTCTCCGTGGCCGGCCTCATCATCGGACTTATCCTCATGTTCGCCGGCGGCTATGCTACCTATATCATGGGAGAAAAAAATGCCTGA
- a CDS encoding 3-deoxy-7-phosphoheptulonate synthase has product MSFEFISKLPTPAEIRHQFPLSEQLTKEKHRRDQEIRDVLTGNSDKFLVIVGPCSADNEDSVCDYVSRLVKIQEDTKDRLLIVPRVYTNKPRTTGEGYKGILHQPNPEKAPDLFEGLLAIRKLHMRVLQESGLSAADEMLYPENYRYLSDLLSYVAVGARSVENQQHRLTVSGMDVGAGMKNPTSGDFSVMLNSVIAAQHGHTFIFRGWEVHTDGNPYAHTILRGAVNKHGQSQPNYHYEDLRLLCDMYAKRDLQNPACIVDTNHSNSNKQYKEQIRIVKEVLHSRQHSLDIRSLVKGVMIESYIEPGSQKVGGHIYGCSITDPCLGWEESRQLIYDIAELA; this is encoded by the coding sequence ATGAGCTTTGAATTCATCAGTAAGCTGCCGACTCCAGCCGAAATCCGCCACCAATTCCCCTTGTCGGAACAGCTCACCAAGGAAAAACACAGACGCGATCAGGAGATCCGCGACGTTCTCACCGGAAACAGCGATAAGTTTCTGGTCATCGTGGGGCCCTGTTCTGCCGATAATGAGGATTCCGTATGTGACTATGTATCCCGTTTGGTGAAAATACAGGAGGATACGAAGGACAGGCTGCTTATCGTTCCCCGCGTCTATACCAACAAGCCCCGCACTACCGGCGAAGGCTACAAGGGCATCCTTCATCAGCCAAATCCGGAAAAGGCTCCCGATCTGTTTGAGGGACTTTTGGCCATCCGCAAGCTGCATATGAGGGTTCTGCAAGAAAGCGGCCTGTCCGCTGCGGACGAGATGCTCTATCCGGAAAATTACCGGTATCTTTCAGATTTATTATCCTATGTAGCCGTGGGCGCCCGTTCTGTGGAAAACCAGCAGCACCGTCTCACCGTCAGCGGCATGGATGTGGGCGCTGGCATGAAGAATCCCACAAGCGGTGATTTTTCCGTTATGCTGAATTCCGTCATAGCCGCTCAGCATGGACATACCTTCATCTTCCGCGGCTGGGAAGTCCATACCGACGGAAATCCTTACGCTCATACCATTCTGCGAGGCGCGGTAAACAAGCACGGGCAGAGTCAGCCCAATTACCACTATGAGGATCTGAGACTGCTCTGCGACATGTACGCAAAACGGGATCTGCAGAATCCTGCCTGTATCGTGGATACCAACCATTCCAATTCCAATAAGCAGTACAAGGAACAGATCCGGATCGTAAAGGAGGTTCTCCACAGCAGACAACATTCCCTGGATATCCGCAGCCTGGTCAAGGGAGTCATGATAGAAAGCTACATTGAACCTGGTAGCCAGAAGGTAGGAGGCCATATATACGGCTGCTCCATCACAGATCCCTGTCTCGGGTGGGAAGAATCCAGGCAGCTGATATACGATATCGCGGAATTGGCATAA
- a CDS encoding stage II sporulation protein M: MEKNGKLWKMACIVFAASLLLGTLAANLTGKNGQGSWELYFTQVGDALKQQDFARESYFFYVLRLRLMEVGAIWLLSMTAFGSVSLWASMGWLGFTAGVRISLGTMVFGRTGILYFLCSILPQALFYVPALILLYARGFQIYSFMRKQKDWGQYRRIRMPKDILLLLITLLCLLPGIICECYINPLLLKVYF; this comes from the coding sequence ATGGAGAAGAACGGAAAACTTTGGAAAATGGCCTGTATCGTTTTTGCCGCGTCTCTGCTGCTGGGGACTCTGGCGGCTAACCTGACCGGTAAAAATGGACAGGGCAGTTGGGAGCTTTATTTCACACAGGTTGGAGACGCCCTGAAGCAGCAGGATTTTGCAAGGGAAAGTTATTTTTTTTATGTTTTACGGCTTCGCCTGATGGAAGTGGGAGCGATCTGGCTGCTGTCCATGACGGCTTTTGGAAGCGTATCTCTTTGGGCGTCGATGGGATGGCTTGGTTTCACGGCGGGAGTACGTATTTCCCTTGGGACCATGGTATTTGGACGGACCGGGATTCTCTATTTTTTATGCAGTATACTGCCGCAGGCTCTTTTCTATGTGCCGGCGCTTATACTCCTGTATGCCCGCGGATTCCAGATATATTCCTTTATGAGAAAGCAGAAGGACTGGGGACAGTACAGACGGATACGGATGCCAAAGGATATCCTGCTCCTGCTGATCACTTTGCTTTGCCTGCTGCCTGGTATCATCTGTGAGTGCTATATCAATCCGCTTTTGCTGAAGGTCTACTTTTAG